A single region of the Epinephelus moara isolate mb chromosome 14, YSFRI_EMoa_1.0, whole genome shotgun sequence genome encodes:
- the dlg4b gene encoding disks large homolog 4 isoform X1 — MDCLCIVTTKKYRYQDDETPPIDPSPGHMTHGRSTELSHAHLDGYTHPAALTMNGSEGELEYEEITLERGNSGLGFSIAGGTDNPHIGDDPSIFITKIIPGGAAAQDGRLRVNDSIVFVNDVDVREVTHSIAVEALKEAGPVVRLYVLRRRPPSERITQIKLMKGPKGLGFSIAGGVGNQHVPGDNSIYVTKIIEGGAAHRDGRLQIGDKILAVNHVSLEDILHEDAVVALKNTGEVVYLKVATPTSQYIHPADRYSPPDLTSSYMEPDYMCDYPQALPPPSPRRYSPIPRGMMGEDDYSREPRRVCVQRGSTGLGFNIVGGEDGEGIFISFILAGGPADLSGELRKGDQILSVNGVDLRYATHEQAAAALKNAGQTVTIVAQYRPEEYSRFEAKIHDLREQMMNSSSGSLRANRSFYLRALFDYDKQWDCGVLSQALDFNFGEVLHVMDSADDEWWQARRVNQQGELEEVGYIPSKHRVERKEWSRMKSKGREGFVHSYELITQIEVDYARPVIILGPTKDRVNDDLLSEFPDKFGSCVPHTTRPRRDYEVDGRDYHFVGSREQMERDIQSHRFIEAGQYNNHLYGTSVQSVRQVAEQGKHCILDVSANAVRRLQAAQLHPIAIFIRPRSLENILDLNKRLSEDQARKALDRAIKLEQDFLECFTAIVHGDSFEEVYHLVKAVIEEQSGPYIWVPARDRL; from the exons atgaACGGATCAGAAGGAGAGCTGGAGTACGAAGAGATTACTCTGGAGAGG GGGAACTCCGGTCTGGGCTTCAGCATTGCAGGAGGAACTGATAATCCTCACATCGGAGACGACCCGTCCATCTTTATCACCAAGATCATTCCCGGAGGAGCAGCCGCCCAGGACGGACGCCTcag GGTGAATGACAGCATTGTATTTGTTAACGATGTGGATGTCCGCGAGGTCACTCACTCCATCGCTGTGGAGGCACTAAAGGAGGCGGGGCCTGTCGTCAGGCTGTACGTCCTGCGGCGACGCCCACCAAGCGAACGCATCACACAGATCAAACTGATGAAGGGACCTAAAG GTCTGGGCTTCAGTATAGCAGGCGGTGTAGGGAACCAACATGTTCCCGGAGACAACAGCATTTATGTCACCAAGATCATCGAGGGTGGAGCAGCACATCGGGACGGAAGGCTACAGATCGGGGACAAAATATTGGCA GTGAACCACGTGTCCCTGGAAGACATCCTGCATGAGGACGCCGTGGTAGCCCTGAAGAACACAGGGGAGGTGGTGTATCTGAAGGTGGCCACGCCCACCTCGCAGTACATCCACCCTGCTGATCGGTACAGCCCCCCCGACCTGACCAGCT CCTACATGGAGCCTGACTATATGTGTGATTACCCACAAGCCCTCCCTCCTCCGTCACCACGACGATACTCGCCTATTCCCCGAGGCATGATGGGAGAGGACGATTACTCCCGGGAGCCCCGCCGGGTCTGCGTCCAGCGGGGGTCCACCGGTCTGGGCTTCAACATCGTGGGCGGAGAAGACGGAGAGGGGATCTTCATCTCCTTCATCCTGGCAGGAGGACCAGCAGACCTGAGCGGAGAGCTCCGGAAGGGAGACCAGATCCTCAGT gTGAACGGTGTGGATCTCAGGTATGCGACACATgaacaggcagcagcagctctgaagaACGCCGGACAGACTGTTACCATCGTAGCACAGTACAGACCTGAAG AGTACAGTCGCTTTGAAGCAAAGATCCATGACCTGAGGGAGCAGATGATGAACAGCTCATCTGGAAGTCTGAGAGCCAACCGCAGCTTCTACCTCAG GGCGTTGTTCGACTACGATAAGCAGTGGGACTGTGGCGTCCTATCACAAGCTCTGGACTTTAACTTTGGGGAGGTGCTCCATGTGATGGACAGCGCAGATGATGAGTGGTGGCAGGCCAGACGGGTGAACCAGCAGGGGGAGCTGGAGGAAGTGGGATACATCCCGTCCAAACACAG agtgGAGAGAAAAGAGTGGTCACGCATGAAGAGTAAAG GTCGGGAAGGTTTCGTCCACAGCTACGAGCTCATCACTCAAATTGAAG tggaCTATGCTCGTCCCGTCATCATCCTGGGGCCGACCAAAGACAGAGTCAACGACGACCTGCTCTCCGAGTTCCCCGACAAGTTCGGCTCCTGCGTCCCTC ACACAACTCGCCCTCGGAGGGACTACGAGGTCGACGGGCGGGACTACCACTTTGTGGGGTCACGGGAACAGATGGAGCGAGACATCCAGTCCCATCGCTTCATCGAGGCGGGGCAGTACAACAACCACCTCTATGGGACGTCGGTGCAGAGCGTCAGACAGGTGGCCGAGCAG gggaaacactgcatcCTGGACGTGTCGGCCAACGCAGTGAGGAGGCTGCAGGCGGCTCAGCTTCACCCCATCGCCATCTTCATCAGACCTCGCTCACTGGAGAACATCCT ggatcTGAACAAGCGTCTGTCAGAGGACCAGGCGAGGAAAGCTCTGGATCGAGCCATCAAACTGGAACAAGACTTCCTGGAGTGTTTCACAG CCATCGTGCACGGCGACAGTTTCGAGGAGGTGTACCACCTGGTCAAAGCCGTCATCGAGGAGCAGAGCGGCCCTTATATCTGGGTTCCCGCTCGCGACAGACTCTGA
- the dlg4b gene encoding disks large homolog 4 isoform X3, producing the protein MTHGRSTELSHAHLDGYTHPAALTMNGSEGELEYEEITLERGNSGLGFSIAGGTDNPHIGDDPSIFITKIIPGGAAAQDGRLRVNDSIVFVNDVDVREVTHSIAVEALKEAGPVVRLYVLRRRPPSERITQIKLMKGPKGLGFSIAGGVGNQHVPGDNSIYVTKIIEGGAAHRDGRLQIGDKILAVNHVSLEDILHEDAVVALKNTGEVVYLKVATPTSQYIHPADRYSPPDLTSSYMEPDYMCDYPQALPPPSPRRYSPIPRGMMGEDDYSREPRRVCVQRGSTGLGFNIVGGEDGEGIFISFILAGGPADLSGELRKGDQILSVNGVDLRYATHEQAAAALKNAGQTVTIVAQYRPEEYSRFEAKIHDLREQMMNSSSGSLRANRSFYLRALFDYDKQWDCGVLSQALDFNFGEVLHVMDSADDEWWQARRVNQQGELEEVGYIPSKHRVERKEWSRMKSKGREGFVHSYELITQIEVDYARPVIILGPTKDRVNDDLLSEFPDKFGSCVPHTTRPRRDYEVDGRDYHFVGSREQMERDIQSHRFIEAGQYNNHLYGTSVQSVRQVAEQGKHCILDVSANAVRRLQAAQLHPIAIFIRPRSLENILDLNKRLSEDQARKALDRAIKLEQDFLECFTAIVHGDSFEEVYHLVKAVIEEQSGPYIWVPARDRL; encoded by the exons atgaACGGATCAGAAGGAGAGCTGGAGTACGAAGAGATTACTCTGGAGAGG GGGAACTCCGGTCTGGGCTTCAGCATTGCAGGAGGAACTGATAATCCTCACATCGGAGACGACCCGTCCATCTTTATCACCAAGATCATTCCCGGAGGAGCAGCCGCCCAGGACGGACGCCTcag GGTGAATGACAGCATTGTATTTGTTAACGATGTGGATGTCCGCGAGGTCACTCACTCCATCGCTGTGGAGGCACTAAAGGAGGCGGGGCCTGTCGTCAGGCTGTACGTCCTGCGGCGACGCCCACCAAGCGAACGCATCACACAGATCAAACTGATGAAGGGACCTAAAG GTCTGGGCTTCAGTATAGCAGGCGGTGTAGGGAACCAACATGTTCCCGGAGACAACAGCATTTATGTCACCAAGATCATCGAGGGTGGAGCAGCACATCGGGACGGAAGGCTACAGATCGGGGACAAAATATTGGCA GTGAACCACGTGTCCCTGGAAGACATCCTGCATGAGGACGCCGTGGTAGCCCTGAAGAACACAGGGGAGGTGGTGTATCTGAAGGTGGCCACGCCCACCTCGCAGTACATCCACCCTGCTGATCGGTACAGCCCCCCCGACCTGACCAGCT CCTACATGGAGCCTGACTATATGTGTGATTACCCACAAGCCCTCCCTCCTCCGTCACCACGACGATACTCGCCTATTCCCCGAGGCATGATGGGAGAGGACGATTACTCCCGGGAGCCCCGCCGGGTCTGCGTCCAGCGGGGGTCCACCGGTCTGGGCTTCAACATCGTGGGCGGAGAAGACGGAGAGGGGATCTTCATCTCCTTCATCCTGGCAGGAGGACCAGCAGACCTGAGCGGAGAGCTCCGGAAGGGAGACCAGATCCTCAGT gTGAACGGTGTGGATCTCAGGTATGCGACACATgaacaggcagcagcagctctgaagaACGCCGGACAGACTGTTACCATCGTAGCACAGTACAGACCTGAAG AGTACAGTCGCTTTGAAGCAAAGATCCATGACCTGAGGGAGCAGATGATGAACAGCTCATCTGGAAGTCTGAGAGCCAACCGCAGCTTCTACCTCAG GGCGTTGTTCGACTACGATAAGCAGTGGGACTGTGGCGTCCTATCACAAGCTCTGGACTTTAACTTTGGGGAGGTGCTCCATGTGATGGACAGCGCAGATGATGAGTGGTGGCAGGCCAGACGGGTGAACCAGCAGGGGGAGCTGGAGGAAGTGGGATACATCCCGTCCAAACACAG agtgGAGAGAAAAGAGTGGTCACGCATGAAGAGTAAAG GTCGGGAAGGTTTCGTCCACAGCTACGAGCTCATCACTCAAATTGAAG tggaCTATGCTCGTCCCGTCATCATCCTGGGGCCGACCAAAGACAGAGTCAACGACGACCTGCTCTCCGAGTTCCCCGACAAGTTCGGCTCCTGCGTCCCTC ACACAACTCGCCCTCGGAGGGACTACGAGGTCGACGGGCGGGACTACCACTTTGTGGGGTCACGGGAACAGATGGAGCGAGACATCCAGTCCCATCGCTTCATCGAGGCGGGGCAGTACAACAACCACCTCTATGGGACGTCGGTGCAGAGCGTCAGACAGGTGGCCGAGCAG gggaaacactgcatcCTGGACGTGTCGGCCAACGCAGTGAGGAGGCTGCAGGCGGCTCAGCTTCACCCCATCGCCATCTTCATCAGACCTCGCTCACTGGAGAACATCCT ggatcTGAACAAGCGTCTGTCAGAGGACCAGGCGAGGAAAGCTCTGGATCGAGCCATCAAACTGGAACAAGACTTCCTGGAGTGTTTCACAG CCATCGTGCACGGCGACAGTTTCGAGGAGGTGTACCACCTGGTCAAAGCCGTCATCGAGGAGCAGAGCGGCCCTTATATCTGGGTTCCCGCTCGCGACAGACTCTGA
- the dlg4b gene encoding disks large homolog 4 isoform X2 — protein MFVSVWYAKKMGRRFINNVRRAKRHRQRMMMNGSEGELEYEEITLERGNSGLGFSIAGGTDNPHIGDDPSIFITKIIPGGAAAQDGRLRVNDSIVFVNDVDVREVTHSIAVEALKEAGPVVRLYVLRRRPPSERITQIKLMKGPKGLGFSIAGGVGNQHVPGDNSIYVTKIIEGGAAHRDGRLQIGDKILAVNHVSLEDILHEDAVVALKNTGEVVYLKVATPTSQYIHPADRYSPPDLTSSYMEPDYMCDYPQALPPPSPRRYSPIPRGMMGEDDYSREPRRVCVQRGSTGLGFNIVGGEDGEGIFISFILAGGPADLSGELRKGDQILSVNGVDLRYATHEQAAAALKNAGQTVTIVAQYRPEEYSRFEAKIHDLREQMMNSSSGSLRANRSFYLRALFDYDKQWDCGVLSQALDFNFGEVLHVMDSADDEWWQARRVNQQGELEEVGYIPSKHRVERKEWSRMKSKGREGFVHSYELITQIEVDYARPVIILGPTKDRVNDDLLSEFPDKFGSCVPHTTRPRRDYEVDGRDYHFVGSREQMERDIQSHRFIEAGQYNNHLYGTSVQSVRQVAEQGKHCILDVSANAVRRLQAAQLHPIAIFIRPRSLENILDLNKRLSEDQARKALDRAIKLEQDFLECFTAIVHGDSFEEVYHLVKAVIEEQSGPYIWVPARDRL, from the exons atgaACGGATCAGAAGGAGAGCTGGAGTACGAAGAGATTACTCTGGAGAGG GGGAACTCCGGTCTGGGCTTCAGCATTGCAGGAGGAACTGATAATCCTCACATCGGAGACGACCCGTCCATCTTTATCACCAAGATCATTCCCGGAGGAGCAGCCGCCCAGGACGGACGCCTcag GGTGAATGACAGCATTGTATTTGTTAACGATGTGGATGTCCGCGAGGTCACTCACTCCATCGCTGTGGAGGCACTAAAGGAGGCGGGGCCTGTCGTCAGGCTGTACGTCCTGCGGCGACGCCCACCAAGCGAACGCATCACACAGATCAAACTGATGAAGGGACCTAAAG GTCTGGGCTTCAGTATAGCAGGCGGTGTAGGGAACCAACATGTTCCCGGAGACAACAGCATTTATGTCACCAAGATCATCGAGGGTGGAGCAGCACATCGGGACGGAAGGCTACAGATCGGGGACAAAATATTGGCA GTGAACCACGTGTCCCTGGAAGACATCCTGCATGAGGACGCCGTGGTAGCCCTGAAGAACACAGGGGAGGTGGTGTATCTGAAGGTGGCCACGCCCACCTCGCAGTACATCCACCCTGCTGATCGGTACAGCCCCCCCGACCTGACCAGCT CCTACATGGAGCCTGACTATATGTGTGATTACCCACAAGCCCTCCCTCCTCCGTCACCACGACGATACTCGCCTATTCCCCGAGGCATGATGGGAGAGGACGATTACTCCCGGGAGCCCCGCCGGGTCTGCGTCCAGCGGGGGTCCACCGGTCTGGGCTTCAACATCGTGGGCGGAGAAGACGGAGAGGGGATCTTCATCTCCTTCATCCTGGCAGGAGGACCAGCAGACCTGAGCGGAGAGCTCCGGAAGGGAGACCAGATCCTCAGT gTGAACGGTGTGGATCTCAGGTATGCGACACATgaacaggcagcagcagctctgaagaACGCCGGACAGACTGTTACCATCGTAGCACAGTACAGACCTGAAG AGTACAGTCGCTTTGAAGCAAAGATCCATGACCTGAGGGAGCAGATGATGAACAGCTCATCTGGAAGTCTGAGAGCCAACCGCAGCTTCTACCTCAG GGCGTTGTTCGACTACGATAAGCAGTGGGACTGTGGCGTCCTATCACAAGCTCTGGACTTTAACTTTGGGGAGGTGCTCCATGTGATGGACAGCGCAGATGATGAGTGGTGGCAGGCCAGACGGGTGAACCAGCAGGGGGAGCTGGAGGAAGTGGGATACATCCCGTCCAAACACAG agtgGAGAGAAAAGAGTGGTCACGCATGAAGAGTAAAG GTCGGGAAGGTTTCGTCCACAGCTACGAGCTCATCACTCAAATTGAAG tggaCTATGCTCGTCCCGTCATCATCCTGGGGCCGACCAAAGACAGAGTCAACGACGACCTGCTCTCCGAGTTCCCCGACAAGTTCGGCTCCTGCGTCCCTC ACACAACTCGCCCTCGGAGGGACTACGAGGTCGACGGGCGGGACTACCACTTTGTGGGGTCACGGGAACAGATGGAGCGAGACATCCAGTCCCATCGCTTCATCGAGGCGGGGCAGTACAACAACCACCTCTATGGGACGTCGGTGCAGAGCGTCAGACAGGTGGCCGAGCAG gggaaacactgcatcCTGGACGTGTCGGCCAACGCAGTGAGGAGGCTGCAGGCGGCTCAGCTTCACCCCATCGCCATCTTCATCAGACCTCGCTCACTGGAGAACATCCT ggatcTGAACAAGCGTCTGTCAGAGGACCAGGCGAGGAAAGCTCTGGATCGAGCCATCAAACTGGAACAAGACTTCCTGGAGTGTTTCACAG CCATCGTGCACGGCGACAGTTTCGAGGAGGTGTACCACCTGGTCAAAGCCGTCATCGAGGAGCAGAGCGGCCCTTATATCTGGGTTCCCGCTCGCGACAGACTCTGA